From Desulfuromonas soudanensis, the proteins below share one genomic window:
- a CDS encoding methylenetetrahydrofolate reductase C-terminal domain-containing protein: protein MIISEQKSKEELLLALDGCKRLFLVGCAACATACKSGGEEEVFRMQEWLTSLGCEVTGSLIIEEACHIMRAGRDLRQHRPAVEEADVLLVLACGAGIQSVSSSTDKRVIGGLNSLFLGNIRRFGQYEEKCSLCGDCILNETAGICPVTNCAKGLLNGPCGGMEEGRCEADRDKECAWNEIYQRLKKQGRPGVFARTVPPKNWGKVLKPGRHRIKP, encoded by the coding sequence ATGATCATCAGCGAACAGAAAAGCAAGGAAGAACTCCTTCTGGCCCTCGACGGCTGCAAGCGCCTCTTTCTGGTAGGGTGCGCCGCCTGCGCCACGGCCTGCAAGTCGGGGGGAGAGGAGGAGGTCTTCAGGATGCAGGAGTGGCTGACCTCCCTCGGATGCGAGGTCACCGGGAGCCTGATCATCGAGGAGGCGTGCCACATCATGCGTGCCGGGCGCGACCTGCGCCAGCACCGCCCGGCCGTCGAGGAGGCGGACGTCCTGCTGGTTCTCGCCTGCGGCGCCGGGATCCAGTCCGTTTCCTCCAGCACCGACAAGCGGGTGATCGGCGGCCTCAACTCCCTGTTTCTCGGCAACATCCGCCGTTTCGGCCAGTATGAGGAGAAGTGCTCCCTGTGCGGAGACTGCATCCTCAACGAGACGGCGGGGATCTGCCCGGTGACCAACTGCGCCAAGGGGCTTCTCAACGGACCCTGCGGCGGCATGGAAGAGGGGCGCTGCGAGGCCGACCGCGACAAGGAATGCGCCTGGAACGAGATCTACCAGCGGCTCAAGAAACAGGGGCGCCCGGGGGTTTTCGCCCGTACCGTCCCGCCGAAAAACTGGGGGAAGGTTCTCAAGCCCGGTCGTCACCGTATCAAGCCCTAA
- a CDS encoding glutaredoxin family protein, translating to MDKFFRILIILLLAGGVCTPVFAGEQSSAPAGRASMQGETYPRVELFTTAWCGYCKRAKAYLRSRGVPFTEYDVEKDSAAARRFRILNPGGGVPVALIGDFQINGFNPAAYEAALGGRP from the coding sequence GTGGATAAATTTTTCAGAATACTCATCATTTTATTGCTTGCCGGCGGAGTGTGCACCCCGGTTTTCGCGGGGGAGCAAAGCTCCGCACCTGCAGGTCGGGCCAGTATGCAGGGGGAGACCTATCCCAGGGTCGAACTCTTCACCACCGCCTGGTGCGGTTACTGCAAAAGGGCCAAGGCCTACCTGCGCTCCCGAGGGGTCCCCTTTACCGAGTACGACGTGGAGAAGGATTCCGCCGCCGCCCGGCGTTTTCGGATCCTCAATCCCGGTGGCGGTGTCCCCGTCGCCCTGATCGGAGATTTCCAGATCAACGGTTTTAACCCGGCCGCCTACGAGGCCGCTCTCGGCGGCCGGCCCTGA
- the gcvPB gene encoding aminomethyl-transferring glycine dehydrogenase subunit GcvPB: MKSLGTQGLILNEKLLFEHSDAGRKGYSLPRLDVPPARLPAALVREEVSGFPELSEVDVVRHFTRLSTWNYGVDSGFYPLGSCTMKYNPKVNEVAARTPGMAAAHPSTPDHLSQGALALMHDLQEALAEISGFPAVTLQPAAGAHGELAGMLMIRAWHEAQGNSRKKVLIPDTAHGTNPATAALCGYEVVPIASDGVLSAAAVAAAMGGEVAALMITNPNTLGLFEAQIREICQIIHDGGGLVYCDGANLNALMGIARPGDMGIDVMHFNLHKTFSTPHGGGGPGSGPVGVTAVLAPFLPVPVVVEEQGTYRLEVDRPLSIGRMKAFGGHFGIMVRAWAYIRSMGGEGLKRASEMAVLNANYIRARLEGTYHLPYTARSLHEVVFSDRDLGGNCHTLDLAKRLIDYGYHPPTIYFPLVVKGAIMIEPTETESKEVIDEFCDAMLSIAAEAGENPDLLHQAPKKTRVGRMDETGAARKPRLKWEK; the protein is encoded by the coding sequence ATGAAGAGTCTCGGAACCCAGGGGCTGATCCTCAACGAAAAGCTCCTCTTCGAACATTCCGATGCGGGGCGCAAGGGGTACAGCCTCCCCCGGCTCGACGTCCCCCCGGCCCGACTCCCCGCCGCGCTGGTGCGGGAGGAGGTTTCCGGTTTTCCCGAACTCTCCGAGGTCGACGTGGTGCGCCACTTCACCCGGCTCTCCACCTGGAACTACGGGGTCGATTCGGGATTCTACCCCCTGGGGAGCTGCACCATGAAGTACAACCCCAAGGTCAACGAGGTCGCCGCCCGCACCCCGGGGATGGCGGCGGCCCACCCCTCGACCCCCGACCACCTCAGTCAGGGAGCGCTGGCATTGATGCACGACCTGCAGGAGGCTCTCGCCGAGATCTCCGGATTTCCGGCGGTGACCCTGCAGCCGGCGGCCGGCGCCCACGGCGAACTGGCCGGGATGCTGATGATCCGCGCCTGGCACGAGGCGCAGGGGAATAGCCGCAAAAAGGTGCTGATCCCCGACACCGCCCACGGCACCAATCCGGCCACCGCCGCCCTCTGCGGTTACGAGGTGGTGCCGATCGCCTCCGACGGCGTCCTTTCGGCCGCTGCCGTGGCCGCAGCCATGGGCGGCGAGGTGGCGGCGCTCATGATCACCAATCCCAACACCCTCGGTCTTTTCGAAGCACAGATCCGGGAAATCTGCCAGATCATCCATGACGGGGGGGGGCTGGTCTACTGTGACGGCGCCAACCTCAACGCCCTGATGGGGATCGCCCGTCCCGGCGACATGGGGATCGACGTCATGCACTTCAATCTGCACAAGACCTTTTCCACCCCTCACGGGGGAGGCGGTCCCGGCTCCGGGCCGGTGGGGGTGACGGCGGTCCTCGCCCCCTTCCTGCCGGTTCCGGTGGTCGTCGAAGAGCAGGGTACCTACCGCCTCGAGGTCGACCGGCCCCTGTCCATCGGCCGGATGAAGGCTTTTGGCGGTCACTTCGGGATCATGGTCCGTGCCTGGGCCTACATCCGCAGCATGGGGGGAGAGGGGCTGAAGCGGGCCAGCGAGATGGCGGTGCTCAACGCCAACTACATTCGCGCCCGCCTCGAGGGGACCTATCATCTCCCCTACACCGCCCGGTCGCTGCACGAGGTGGTCTTCTCCGATCGGGATCTCGGAGGCAACTGCCATACCCTCGATCTGGCCAAGCGCCTGATCGATTACGGTTATCATCCGCCGACGATCTATTTTCCCCTGGTGGTCAAGGGGGCGATCATGATCGAACCGACGGAGACCGAGAGTAAGGAAGTCATCGATGAGTTCTGCGACGCCATGCTCTCCATCGCCGCCGAGGCCGGGGAGAATCCCGATTTGCTCCACCAGGCGCCGAAAAAGACCCGGGTGGGACGCATGGACGAAACAGGCGCCGCCCGCAAGCCGCGACTGAAGTGGGAAAAATGA
- a CDS encoding AAA family ATPase, whose translation MARKLFVAATGQNCGKTTISVSLMHLALKKYGRVGFIKPLGPKITNFAGRQVDKDAALMAGVFGLKDDIALMSPVVLQPDSTRRVLDGEVSSAGMLDAIRRAADELEKNCDFLIIEGSGHSGVGSVLGMSNARVARELEAAVMIVSGGGIGNVVDSVTLNLALFQQEGVKVKLVLANKLIPEKRETSLRYLRLAFAGADFAVEGGFNYSPILANPTLARIAKILSCPLNGSPEEGQRIVHHIHLGAASAQRVVDLLDSSSLLLVNSTRDELLVTLSSLYKHPEYKDKIAGLVIPGLNPVSRITQKILDGSRIPYIRTEMTNSETFSLIKDDVSKLTAEDQEKIDLIRSLADSELDFEAIDALL comes from the coding sequence ATGGCTAGAAAGTTGTTTGTCGCGGCGACGGGACAGAACTGTGGAAAAACGACCATCAGCGTGTCGCTGATGCATCTGGCGCTGAAAAAATACGGCCGAGTCGGTTTCATCAAGCCGCTCGGCCCCAAGATCACGAACTTTGCCGGACGCCAGGTCGACAAGGACGCCGCCCTGATGGCCGGCGTCTTCGGGTTGAAGGACGATATCGCCCTGATGTCGCCGGTGGTTTTGCAGCCGGATTCGACGCGGCGCGTCCTGGACGGTGAAGTCTCCTCTGCAGGGATGCTCGATGCGATCCGCCGGGCGGCCGACGAACTGGAAAAAAACTGCGATTTTCTCATCATCGAGGGGTCCGGCCACAGCGGCGTCGGATCGGTCCTCGGCATGAGCAATGCCCGGGTGGCCAGAGAACTCGAGGCGGCGGTGATGATCGTCTCCGGGGGGGGGATCGGCAACGTCGTGGATTCCGTGACCCTGAACCTCGCCCTTTTCCAACAGGAAGGGGTGAAGGTCAAGCTGGTGCTGGCCAACAAACTGATCCCCGAAAAGCGCGAGACCAGCCTGCGCTATTTGCGTCTGGCCTTTGCCGGGGCCGACTTCGCCGTGGAAGGGGGGTTCAACTATTCGCCGATCCTGGCCAACCCGACCCTGGCACGAATCGCCAAGATTCTTTCCTGCCCCTTGAACGGGAGTCCCGAGGAGGGGCAGCGCATCGTCCACCATATCCACCTCGGCGCCGCTTCGGCGCAGCGGGTCGTCGATCTCCTCGATTCTTCGAGTCTCCTTCTGGTCAACAGTACCCGCGACGAACTGCTGGTCACGCTCTCCTCCCTCTACAAACATCCCGAGTACAAGGATAAGATCGCCGGCCTGGTGATCCCCGGGCTCAATCCGGTGTCGCGCATTACCCAGAAGATCCTCGATGGCAGCCGGATCCCCTATATCCGCACCGAAATGACCAATTCCGAGACCTTCTCGCTGATCAAGGACGATGTCTCCAAGCTGACCGCCGAGGATCAGGAAAAGATCGACCTGATCCGGTCCCTGGCCGACAGCGAACTCGACTTCGAGGCGATCGACGCTCTTCTCTAG
- the gcvT gene encoding glycine cleavage system aminomethyltransferase GcvT: MRVKKTPLNEEHRKLGGRMVEFGGWEMPVQYTGVIEEHLAVRNAAGLFDVSHMGEIEVRGGGGLAFIQELTINDASLLVNGQVQYSALCYPHGGVVDDVTLYRFDGDHYLFCVNAANTDKDFAWMEAALEDGGFADVQLRNRSDDFAQLALQGPASEAILTRLTNTDLKKIPYYHFYEGLVAEVPVIISRTGYTGEDGFELYFAPDCAETLWKALLETGAGDGLLPIGLGARDTLRLEMKYALYGHELSEEISPLEGGLGWITKLEKASFIGREALRRQKEEGVPRRLVALTLTEPGVPRADYPVYEGERRVGVVTSGTLSPSLRVGIALALVEPDCAVIGTPLQIGIRSRTVAAVVVKPPFVRK, from the coding sequence GTGAGGGTGAAAAAGACACCGTTGAATGAGGAACACCGAAAGCTCGGCGGTCGGATGGTCGAGTTCGGCGGCTGGGAGATGCCGGTGCAGTACACCGGGGTCATTGAAGAGCATCTGGCGGTGCGCAACGCCGCCGGCCTCTTCGACGTCTCGCACATGGGGGAGATCGAGGTCAGGGGGGGCGGAGGTCTGGCCTTCATCCAGGAGCTGACGATCAACGACGCCTCGCTCCTGGTCAACGGTCAGGTCCAGTACAGCGCGCTCTGCTACCCCCACGGCGGGGTGGTGGACGACGTCACCCTCTACCGCTTCGATGGCGACCACTACCTCTTCTGCGTCAACGCCGCCAACACCGACAAGGATTTTGCCTGGATGGAGGCAGCCCTCGAGGACGGGGGCTTTGCCGACGTGCAGCTGCGCAACCGCAGCGACGACTTCGCCCAGCTCGCCCTGCAGGGACCGGCCTCCGAGGCAATCCTCACCCGGCTCACCAATACCGACCTGAAGAAGATTCCCTACTACCATTTCTACGAGGGGTTGGTGGCCGAAGTTCCCGTCATCATCTCCCGCACCGGATACACCGGCGAGGACGGCTTCGAGCTCTATTTTGCTCCGGATTGCGCCGAAACCCTCTGGAAGGCCCTGCTGGAAACCGGCGCCGGCGACGGGCTCCTCCCCATCGGCCTCGGAGCCCGGGACACCTTGCGCCTGGAGATGAAGTACGCCCTCTACGGCCACGAACTCTCCGAGGAGATCTCCCCCCTGGAGGGGGGGCTCGGCTGGATCACCAAACTGGAGAAGGCGAGTTTCATCGGCCGGGAGGCCCTGCGGCGCCAGAAGGAAGAGGGAGTTCCGCGACGTCTGGTCGCCCTGACCCTCACCGAGCCGGGGGTGCCGAGAGCCGACTATCCGGTTTACGAAGGCGAGCGTCGGGTCGGGGTGGTGACCAGCGGCACCCTGTCGCCGTCCCTTCGGGTCGGCATCGCCCTGGCTCTGGTCGAACCCGATTGCGCCGTCATCGGCACCCCTTTGCAGATCGGCATCCGCAGCCGCACGGTCGCCGCGGTGGTGGTCAAGCCCCCCTTCGTCAGAAAATAG
- a CDS encoding DivIVA domain-containing protein, with amino-acid sequence MRITPIDIQQQQFKTRPLGYEKAGVDHFLEMIAAELERLHRQNMEYKEDLARTRASLEEMRAREATLKDTLVTTQKVTDDLKTNARKEAEILIADAQLRGERIVRDAEQRRIQMISEIQEIRRQKISFESSLRALVESHIHLLNLEVVQMEKGRDDLMLEESLPFTPAGGFSRKGGPDREGR; translated from the coding sequence ATGCGAATCACCCCCATCGACATTCAGCAGCAGCAATTCAAAACTCGCCCCCTGGGATACGAGAAGGCCGGCGTCGATCATTTTCTCGAGATGATCGCCGCCGAACTGGAGCGCCTCCATCGCCAGAACATGGAATACAAGGAGGATCTGGCCCGCACCCGCGCATCCCTGGAGGAAATGCGCGCTCGCGAGGCGACCCTCAAGGACACCCTGGTGACGACCCAGAAGGTGACCGACGACCTCAAGACCAATGCCCGCAAGGAGGCGGAAATCCTCATCGCCGATGCCCAGTTGCGCGGCGAGCGGATCGTGCGGGACGCCGAGCAGAGGCGTATCCAGATGATCAGCGAAATCCAGGAGATTCGGCGCCAGAAGATCTCCTTTGAATCGAGCCTGCGGGCCCTCGTCGAGAGCCATATCCATCTCCTTAACCTCGAGGTGGTTCAAATGGAAAAAGGGCGGGACGATCTGATGCTCGAGGAATCGCTCCCCTTTACCCCCGCCGGCGGTTTTTCCCGCAAGGGCGGCCCCGATCGCGAGGGGCGCTGA
- a CDS encoding methylenetetrahydrofolate reductase, whose protein sequence is MSLLQQQLSAGRFVVTAEIAPPKGIDTAAALETARALRDVTAVNVTDNQGANMRMAPLAMAVLLLREGIEPILQLTCRDRNRLALQSDLLGAAALGIENLLLLSGDHPRFGDHPGARPVFDLDSVQLLQGVEELMAGRDLSGRPLCGLPRFFPGAAATPEAEPFELMFQKYSKKVAAGARFFQTQAVFDIPRFEIFMDEARPLKAPVLLGVLLLKSARMARFLNANIPGVRVPEPLIARLEAASDPLDEGVAIARELVACARLRCQGVHLMTLGCEERIPEILG, encoded by the coding sequence ATGTCCTTGCTTCAGCAACAGCTTTCCGCCGGTCGTTTCGTGGTCACAGCGGAGATCGCTCCCCCCAAGGGGATCGATACCGCCGCGGCCCTGGAAACCGCCCGCGCCCTGCGCGATGTGACGGCGGTCAACGTCACCGACAACCAGGGGGCGAACATGCGCATGGCTCCCCTGGCCATGGCGGTCCTGCTGCTGCGCGAGGGGATCGAGCCGATCCTGCAGTTGACCTGCCGCGACCGCAACCGCCTGGCCCTCCAGTCCGATCTCCTCGGGGCCGCGGCCCTGGGGATTGAAAACCTTCTCCTCCTCTCCGGCGACCACCCCCGCTTCGGCGACCACCCCGGAGCACGCCCGGTCTTCGACCTCGACTCGGTGCAACTGCTGCAGGGGGTCGAAGAGCTCATGGCCGGACGCGACCTGTCGGGGCGTCCCCTTTGCGGTCTCCCCCGGTTTTTCCCCGGCGCGGCGGCGACCCCCGAGGCCGAGCCTTTCGAGCTGATGTTCCAGAAGTACAGCAAAAAGGTGGCGGCCGGCGCCCGTTTTTTCCAGACCCAGGCGGTCTTCGACATCCCCCGTTTCGAGATCTTCATGGACGAGGCCCGGCCTCTCAAGGCGCCGGTCCTCCTCGGGGTGCTTCTCCTCAAGAGCGCCCGCATGGCCCGCTTTCTCAACGCCAACATCCCGGGGGTACGGGTCCCCGAACCTCTCATCGCCCGCCTCGAGGCCGCATCCGACCCGCTCGACGAAGGGGTGGCCATCGCCCGGGAACTGGTGGCCTGCGCCCGTCTCCGCTGCCAGGGGGTGCACCTGATGACCTTGGGATGCGAGGAGCGTATTCCCGAAATCCTCGGATGA
- a CDS encoding YggT family protein, whose amino-acid sequence MAILRELILAVAQVIDLVFSIYLFIVIARALISWVSPDPYNPIVRFLHSATDPVLNRIQRILPVNFGGIDFSPVVLLIALSFLQRMIRAVLYHLAAGL is encoded by the coding sequence ATGGCGATCCTCCGAGAGCTTATCCTGGCCGTCGCCCAGGTGATCGATCTGGTCTTCAGCATCTATCTGTTTATTGTTATTGCCCGGGCGCTCATCTCCTGGGTCAGCCCGGACCCCTACAATCCCATCGTCCGTTTTCTCCACAGCGCCACCGACCCGGTCCTGAACCGCATCCAGCGTATTCTTCCGGTGAATTTCGGAGGGATCGACTTCTCCCCCGTGGTCCTGCTGATCGCCCTCTCCTTTCTCCAGCGGATGATCAGGGCGGTGCTCTACCATCTGGCCGCCGGTCTTTGA
- a CDS encoding FmdB family zinc ribbon protein, which produces MPMYEYQCEACGLIFEAMQKFSDAPLSECRTCGGSVKKLISQTGFALKGEGWYQQGYASAAPSSSGPSCPSAGAGGCGGCPKASNE; this is translated from the coding sequence ATGCCGATGTACGAATACCAATGCGAGGCCTGTGGCCTCATTTTCGAAGCGATGCAGAAATTTTCCGATGCGCCCCTCTCCGAATGCCGCACCTGTGGCGGTTCGGTGAAAAAACTTATTTCCCAGACCGGCTTTGCCCTCAAGGGCGAAGGGTGGTATCAGCAGGGGTATGCGTCCGCCGCACCCTCCTCTTCTGGGCCCTCCTGCCCCTCCGCCGGCGCCGGCGGTTGCGGCGGCTGCCCCAAGGCCTCCAACGAATAG
- a CDS encoding DUF167 domain-containing protein, producing MAPWLHAAEGGVTIDLFVQPRASKNQIVGVQGDELKVRLTSPPVDGAANKLCGEYFAKLFGVAKGEVTLVAGERSRHKRLLVRGMTVDEVLRAVDIP from the coding sequence ATGGCCCCCTGGCTCCATGCCGCGGAAGGGGGCGTCACCATCGACCTGTTCGTGCAGCCTCGGGCCAGCAAAAACCAGATCGTCGGTGTCCAGGGGGACGAGCTCAAGGTGCGCCTCACCTCGCCCCCCGTCGACGGCGCCGCCAACAAACTGTGCGGGGAATATTTCGCCAAACTCTTCGGCGTCGCCAAGGGGGAGGTGACCCTGGTGGCCGGGGAGCGCTCGCGCCACAAGCGCCTTCTGGTCCGGGGGATGACGGTGGATGAGGTCCTGCGGGCCGTCGACATCCCCTAG
- the gcvH gene encoding glycine cleavage system protein GcvH, whose amino-acid sequence MEFPEEYRYTEEHEWVLVEDQLVTVGISDFAQDALGDVVFVELPEVGTLLEAGKPFGVVESVKAVSDVYAPVSGEVIEVNEELPDAPETINTSPYEDGWMIKIKISDAAELDDLMDADAYQAFIEEEA is encoded by the coding sequence ATGGAATTTCCCGAAGAGTACAGGTACACCGAAGAGCATGAGTGGGTTCTGGTGGAGGACCAGTTGGTCACCGTCGGCATCTCCGATTTCGCCCAGGACGCCCTCGGCGACGTGGTCTTCGTCGAGCTCCCCGAGGTCGGTACCCTCCTCGAAGCCGGCAAACCCTTCGGCGTCGTGGAATCGGTCAAGGCCGTCTCCGACGTCTATGCGCCGGTGAGCGGCGAGGTGATCGAAGTCAACGAAGAGCTTCCCGACGCTCCGGAGACCATCAACACCTCCCCCTACGAGGACGGCTGGATGATCAAGATCAAGATCTCCGATGCCGCCGAGCTCGATGATTTGATGGACGCGGACGCCTATCAGGCCTTCATCGAGGAAGAGGCCTGA
- the gcvPA gene encoding aminomethyl-transferring glycine dehydrogenase subunit GcvPA, which yields MRYIPHTAEDVRQMLETVGVTSVDDLFAEIPSSLRLRRSLALGEPLAESELLKKIRRLAAQNATADTHASFLGGGAYNHFIPAVIDQLISRSEFYTAYTPYQPEISQGTLQAIYEYQTLICQLTGMDAANASMYDGASGCAEAVLMAVRATGRRRILLSSALHPEYLATVRTYCRYLDLDLIEVPCDAGGGTDGAALLRLLDDRTAALVSGYPNFFGVIEDLSAQAAAVHAVGGRLVTVVQEPIALGLLKSPGELGADIVVGEGQSFGIPLSYGGPYLGFFAVRQGDIRSMPGRLVGQTCDREGRRGFVLTLATREQHIRREKATSNICSNQGLCALMATIYLALLGKAGIREVAGHNLAKAEYAKGKIAALPGFSLPLSGTTFNEFVVEADEGAAVVLERLEKEGILGGIPLQRYFAGMDKRFLVCVTEQNSREEIDALVSALAGGKQ from the coding sequence ATGCGTTATATTCCCCATACCGCCGAGGATGTCCGGCAGATGCTGGAGACCGTCGGCGTCACCTCCGTCGACGACCTCTTCGCCGAGATCCCTTCCTCCTTGCGTCTGCGGCGCTCCCTGGCCCTTGGCGAGCCCCTCGCCGAGAGCGAACTCCTGAAAAAAATCCGCCGTCTGGCGGCGCAGAATGCCACGGCGGACACCCATGCGTCCTTTCTCGGCGGCGGCGCCTACAACCATTTCATCCCGGCGGTCATCGACCAGCTCATTTCCCGCAGCGAGTTCTATACCGCCTATACACCCTATCAGCCGGAAATCAGCCAGGGAACCCTGCAGGCGATTTACGAGTATCAGACCCTGATCTGCCAGCTCACCGGCATGGATGCCGCCAACGCCTCCATGTACGATGGCGCCTCAGGCTGCGCCGAAGCGGTGCTGATGGCCGTCCGCGCCACCGGCCGCCGCCGAATTCTTCTCTCTTCGGCACTCCATCCCGAATATCTGGCGACGGTGCGCACCTACTGCCGCTATCTCGATCTGGATCTCATCGAAGTCCCCTGCGATGCCGGCGGGGGGACCGACGGCGCCGCCCTCTTGCGGCTCCTCGACGACCGGACGGCGGCGCTGGTCAGCGGCTATCCCAATTTCTTCGGCGTGATCGAGGATCTCTCCGCGCAGGCTGCGGCCGTTCACGCCGTCGGCGGCCGGCTGGTGACGGTGGTTCAGGAGCCGATCGCCCTGGGACTCCTCAAAAGCCCGGGCGAACTCGGGGCCGACATCGTCGTCGGCGAGGGGCAGAGTTTCGGCATCCCCCTCTCCTATGGCGGCCCCTATCTCGGCTTTTTCGCCGTCCGGCAGGGGGATATCCGCTCCATGCCGGGACGCCTGGTGGGACAGACTTGCGATCGGGAGGGGCGGCGCGGCTTCGTCCTCACCCTGGCGACCCGCGAGCAGCACATCCGCCGCGAGAAGGCCACCTCCAATATCTGCTCCAACCAGGGGCTCTGCGCCCTGATGGCAACCATCTATCTGGCGCTCCTCGGCAAGGCCGGAATCCGCGAGGTGGCAGGCCATAACCTCGCCAAGGCCGAATATGCCAAGGGGAAAATCGCCGCGCTCCCCGGTTTCTCCCTCCCCCTTTCGGGGACGACCTTCAACGAATTCGTCGTCGAGGCCGACGAAGGGGCCGCTGTCGTTCTGGAGCGCCTCGAAAAGGAGGGGATCCTCGGCGGCATCCCTTTGCAGCGCTATTTTGCCGGGATGGACAAACGTTTTCTGGTCTGCGTGACCGAGCAGAACAGCCGGGAGGAGATCGATGCCCTGGTCTCGGCCCTGGCGGGAGGCAAGCAATGA
- a CDS encoding NADH peroxidase encodes MKKFVCSVCGYVHEGEAPPANCPQCGVPAGKFNLQGGDVAAWADEHKIGVAQGVDAAVLDGLRANFLGECTEVGMYLAMSRQADREGYPEIAEAYKRIAFEEADHAARFAELLGEVVVADTRTNLQKRVDAEHGACKGKKELATRAKELNYDAIHDTVHEMCKDEARHGMAFAGLLKRHFGV; translated from the coding sequence ATGAAAAAATTTGTTTGCAGCGTCTGCGGCTATGTCCACGAAGGGGAGGCTCCCCCGGCCAACTGTCCCCAGTGCGGGGTCCCCGCCGGTAAATTCAATCTCCAGGGGGGAGACGTCGCGGCCTGGGCCGATGAGCACAAAATCGGCGTGGCCCAGGGGGTCGACGCCGCGGTTCTCGACGGACTGCGGGCCAACTTTTTGGGGGAGTGCACCGAGGTCGGGATGTACCTGGCGATGAGTCGTCAGGCCGATCGCGAGGGGTACCCGGAAATCGCCGAGGCCTACAAGCGCATCGCCTTCGAGGAGGCCGATCATGCCGCCCGTTTTGCCGAACTGCTCGGAGAGGTGGTCGTCGCCGATACCCGCACCAATCTGCAGAAGCGGGTGGATGCCGAGCATGGCGCCTGCAAGGGGAAAAAGGAGCTGGCGACCCGGGCCAAGGAACTCAATTACGATGCGATCCATGACACCGTCCATGAGATGTGCAAGGACGAGGCCCGCCACGGCATGGCCTTTGCCGGATTGCTGAAGCGGCACTTCGGCGTCTGA
- the folD gene encoding bifunctional methylenetetrahydrofolate dehydrogenase/methenyltetrahydrofolate cyclohydrolase FolD gives MEKIIDGKAIAAQMRQGIAEDVTVLKAAGTIPGLAVVLVGEDPASRVYVSMKEKACEQTGIFSAEHKLSVETTEAELLALIDALNGDGRIDGILVQLPLPAHIDESKVLEAISPKKDVDGFHPYNVGRLVTGKPLFQPCTPYGVMKMLEYSGVKLSGKNVVVVGRSNIVGKPLALMCLAQNATVTICHSRTVDLPDQVRRADVVIAAIGRPEMIKGDWLKEGAVVIDVGVNRVGEKKLVGDVEFASALPRVSAITPVPGGVGPMTITMLLYNTVESAKRRASGKSV, from the coding sequence ATGGAAAAAATTATTGACGGCAAGGCCATTGCCGCACAGATGCGCCAGGGGATCGCCGAGGATGTGACCGTCCTCAAGGCGGCGGGGACGATTCCCGGCCTGGCCGTGGTCCTGGTCGGTGAGGATCCGGCGAGCCGGGTCTATGTGTCGATGAAGGAAAAGGCCTGCGAGCAGACAGGGATCTTTTCCGCCGAGCATAAACTGTCGGTCGAGACGACCGAGGCCGAGCTTCTCGCCCTGATCGACGCACTCAATGGCGATGGGCGCATCGACGGCATTCTCGTCCAGTTGCCGCTCCCCGCCCATATCGACGAGAGCAAGGTTCTCGAGGCGATCTCTCCGAAAAAGGATGTCGACGGATTCCACCCCTACAACGTCGGCCGTCTGGTGACTGGAAAGCCCCTCTTTCAGCCCTGCACTCCCTACGGAGTCATGAAGATGCTGGAGTACTCCGGTGTCAAGCTCTCCGGCAAGAACGTGGTCGTCGTCGGCCGCTCCAACATCGTCGGCAAACCCCTGGCCCTCATGTGTCTGGCGCAAAACGCCACGGTCACCATCTGCCACTCCCGGACCGTCGATCTGCCGGACCAGGTGCGCCGTGCCGACGTGGTCATCGCCGCCATCGGCCGCCCCGAGATGATCAAGGGCGACTGGCTCAAGGAGGGGGCGGTGGTGATCGACGTCGGGGTCAACCGCGTCGGGGAGAAGAAGTTGGTCGGCGACGTGGAATTCGCCTCGGCCCTCCCCCGGGTCAGCGCCATTACCCCCGTCCCCGGGGGGGTCGGGCCGATGACCATCACCATGCTCCTCTACAACACGGTGGAAAGCGCCAAACGGCGCGCATCCGGCAAAAGCGTCTGA